One region of Streptomyces leeuwenhoekii genomic DNA includes:
- the hisN gene encoding histidinol-phosphatase has translation MPDYLDDLRLAHVLADAADAATMDRFKALDLKVETKPDMTPVSEADKAAEELVRGQLQRARPRDAILGEEYGVEGTGPRRWVIDPIDGTKNYVRGVPVWATLIALMEAGEGGYQPVVGVVSAPALGRRWWAAKGHGAFSGRSLTSASRLQVSRVSRLADASFAYSSLSGWEEQGRLDGFLDLTRAVWRTRAYGDFWPYMMVAEGSVDFCAEPELSLWDMAANAIIVTEAGGTFTGLDGRPGPHSGNAAASNGLLHDELLGYLNQRY, from the coding sequence ATGCCCGACTACCTCGACGACCTCCGCCTCGCCCACGTCCTCGCGGACGCGGCCGACGCGGCGACCATGGACCGCTTCAAGGCTCTGGACCTGAAGGTCGAGACCAAGCCGGACATGACGCCGGTGAGCGAGGCGGACAAGGCGGCCGAAGAACTCGTCCGCGGCCAGCTCCAGCGCGCCCGGCCCCGGGACGCGATCCTGGGCGAGGAGTACGGCGTCGAGGGCACCGGCCCCCGGCGCTGGGTGATCGACCCGATCGACGGCACCAAGAACTACGTGCGCGGCGTCCCCGTCTGGGCCACGCTGATCGCGCTGATGGAGGCCGGCGAGGGCGGCTACCAGCCCGTCGTCGGCGTCGTCTCCGCGCCCGCCCTCGGCCGCCGGTGGTGGGCCGCGAAGGGCCACGGCGCCTTCTCCGGCCGCAGCCTCACCTCGGCCTCCCGGCTCCAGGTCTCCCGCGTCTCCCGGCTCGCCGACGCCTCCTTCGCGTACTCCTCGCTCAGCGGCTGGGAGGAGCAGGGCCGGCTGGACGGCTTCCTGGACCTGACCCGCGCGGTGTGGCGCACGCGCGCGTACGGCGATTTCTGGCCGTACATGATGGTCGCCGAGGGTTCGGTCGACTTCTGCGCCGAGCCGGAGCTCTCCCTGTGGGACATGGCCGCCAACGCGATCATCGTGACGGAGGCGGGCGGAACCTTCACCGGACTCGACGGCCGCCCGGGCCCGCACAGCGGCAACGCCGCGGCGTCGAACGGTCTGCTGCACGACGAGTTGCTGGGGTATCTCAACCAGCGCTACTGA
- a CDS encoding cyclic nucleotide-binding/CBS domain-containing protein, whose protein sequence is MLVRDAMSTVVLTIGPAHTLRQAAALMSARRVGAAVVHDPDAGGIGILTERDILDSVGLGQDPDTEHAHAHTTTDVVFATPSWSLEEAAHAMAHGGFRHLIVLDRGEPAGIVSVRDLIRCWVTALPGARPQPRHAAV, encoded by the coding sequence ATGCTCGTCCGCGACGCCATGAGCACGGTCGTCCTCACCATCGGCCCCGCCCACACCCTGCGGCAGGCCGCCGCCCTGATGTCCGCCCGACGCGTCGGCGCGGCCGTGGTCCACGACCCCGACGCCGGCGGGATCGGCATCCTCACCGAACGCGACATCCTCGACTCCGTCGGCCTGGGCCAGGACCCGGACACCGAGCACGCGCACGCCCACACCACCACCGACGTCGTCTTCGCCACCCCGTCGTGGTCCCTGGAGGAGGCGGCGCACGCGATGGCCCACGGCGGCTTCCGCCACCTCATCGTCCTGGACCGTGGCGAGCCGGCCGGCATCGTTTCGGTCCGCGACCTCATCCGCTGCTGGGTCACGGCCCTGCCCGGGGCCCGGCCGCAACCGCGGCACGCCGCGGTCTGA
- a CDS encoding catalase, producing MTQGPLTTEAGAPVADNQNSETAGVGGPVLVQDQLLLEKLAHFNRERIPERVVHARGAGAYGTFTVTADVTKYTRAKFLSEVGKETEVFLRFSTVAGNLGAADAVRDPRGFALKFYTEEGNYDLVGNNTPVFFIKDAIKFPDFIHTQKRDPYTGSQEADNVWDFWSLSPESTHQVTWLFGDRGIPASYRHMDGFGSHTFQWNNEAGEVFWVKYHFKTDQGIKCLTQEEANKLAGEDPDSHQRDLRQAIERGEYPSWTVGVQIMPAAEAASYRFNPFDLTKVWPHADYPVIEIGKLELNRNPQNIFAEVEQSIFSPAHFVPGIGPSPDKMLQGRLFAYGDAHRYRVGINADHLPVNRPHATEARSHGRDGFLYDGRHGGAKNYEPNSFGGPFQTNRPLWQPVPVTGVTGDQEAPVHAEDNDFVQAGNLYRLMTDEEKERLINNLAGSISQVSREDIVERAINNFRQADADFGKRLEAAVQTLRG from the coding sequence GTGACTCAGGGACCGCTCACTACGGAGGCCGGTGCCCCGGTAGCCGACAACCAGAACAGCGAGACCGCGGGCGTCGGTGGCCCCGTGCTCGTTCAGGACCAGCTCCTTCTGGAGAAGCTGGCCCACTTCAACCGAGAGCGCATCCCGGAGCGTGTGGTCCACGCCCGCGGTGCCGGTGCCTACGGCACCTTCACGGTCACCGCCGATGTCACCAAGTACACGCGTGCCAAGTTCCTCTCCGAGGTCGGCAAGGAGACCGAGGTCTTCCTCCGCTTCTCGACCGTGGCCGGCAACCTGGGCGCGGCGGACGCCGTCCGCGACCCGCGCGGCTTCGCGCTGAAGTTCTACACCGAAGAGGGCAACTACGACCTCGTCGGCAACAACACCCCGGTGTTCTTCATCAAGGACGCCATCAAGTTCCCCGACTTCATCCACACCCAGAAGCGCGACCCGTACACCGGCTCGCAGGAGGCGGACAACGTCTGGGACTTCTGGAGCCTGTCGCCCGAGTCGACCCACCAGGTGACCTGGCTGTTCGGCGACCGCGGCATCCCGGCGTCCTACCGCCACATGGACGGCTTCGGCTCGCACACCTTCCAGTGGAACAACGAGGCCGGCGAGGTCTTCTGGGTCAAGTACCACTTCAAGACCGACCAGGGCATCAAGTGCCTGACGCAGGAAGAGGCCAACAAGCTCGCCGGTGAGGACCCCGACTCCCACCAGCGCGACCTGCGCCAGGCCATCGAGCGCGGCGAGTACCCGAGCTGGACCGTGGGCGTGCAGATCATGCCGGCGGCCGAGGCGGCCAGCTACCGCTTCAACCCGTTCGACCTGACCAAGGTGTGGCCGCACGCGGACTACCCGGTCATCGAGATCGGCAAGCTGGAACTCAACCGCAACCCGCAGAACATCTTCGCCGAGGTCGAGCAGTCGATCTTCTCCCCGGCGCACTTCGTGCCCGGCATCGGCCCGTCCCCGGACAAGATGCTCCAGGGCCGTCTGTTCGCCTACGGCGACGCCCACCGCTACCGCGTCGGCATCAACGCCGACCACCTGCCGGTGAACCGTCCGCACGCCACCGAGGCGCGGTCGCACGGCCGGGACGGCTTCCTGTACGACGGCCGCCACGGCGGTGCGAAGAACTACGAGCCGAACAGCTTCGGCGGCCCGTTCCAGACGAACCGTCCGCTGTGGCAGCCGGTCCCGGTCACCGGTGTCACCGGTGACCAGGAGGCCCCGGTCCACGCCGAGGACAACGACTTCGTGCAGGCGGGCAACCTCTACCGGCTGATGACGGACGAGGAGAAGGAGCGCCTGATCAACAACCTGGCGGGCTCCATCTCGCAGGTCTCGCGCGAGGACATCGTCGAGCGCGCGATCAACAACTTCCGTCAGGCGGACGCCGACTTCGGCAAGCGGCTGGAGGCCGCGGTTCAGACCCTGCGCGGCTGA
- a CDS encoding Fur family transcriptional regulator has product MSDLLERLRGRGWRMTAQRRVVAEVLDGEHVHLTADEVHARAVAKLPEISRATVYNTLGELVSLGEVIEVATDKRAKRYDPNAHRPHHHLVCARCGAIRDVHPTGNPLADLPDSERFGFTVSDVEVTYRGVCPNCASA; this is encoded by the coding sequence ATGAGTGACCTACTGGAACGGCTGCGCGGACGCGGATGGCGCATGACCGCGCAGCGACGCGTCGTGGCCGAGGTCCTCGACGGCGAACACGTTCACCTGACGGCCGACGAGGTGCACGCCCGGGCCGTCGCCAAGCTCCCCGAGATCTCCCGGGCCACCGTGTACAACACGCTGGGTGAGCTGGTCTCGCTCGGCGAGGTGATCGAGGTCGCCACCGACAAGCGCGCCAAGCGGTACGACCCCAACGCCCACCGTCCGCACCACCATCTGGTGTGCGCCCGGTGCGGCGCGATCCGCGACGTGCACCCGACGGGCAACCCGCTGGCCGACCTCCCCGACTCGGAGCGCTTCGGCTTCACCGTCTCGGACGTCGAGGTCACCTACCGCGGCGTCTGCCCGAACTGCGCGTCGGCGTAA